gagcTAGTTGACTGCTTTGGTTAACATGTCAGAGGTATTCTCTGAGGTATGTACCTTTAACACTTCGATCTTCTTGTCTTCTATCTGTTCACGTAAGAAATGGTATTTAACATCAATATGCTTAATTCGATTATGATATTGTGGATGCTTAGATAAGTGTATGGTACTTTGATTGTTACAAAACAATTTTACTGTATCCTGTTTAATACCGAAGTCAAGTAGAAACCCTTTAAGCCATAAACCTTCCTTAATAGCCTCTGATAAGGCTATAAATTCAGCCTCAGTGGTAGAAAGGGCTACCACTAATTGTAGTGTTGTCTTCCAACTTAGTACACAACTTCCATATAGGAAGATATAACTTGATAGGGACCTCCTTTTATCTAAGTCCCCTGCATTGTCAAAATCAACATAGCCTATCAGCATTGCTTCACTGTTAAGAGTTTGTTGATACAGTAGTCTAGCACTCGTAGTGCCTTTTAAGTACCTCATGTTCCACTTAGTTGCCTCCCAATGCCTCTTACCTGGATTAGCCATGTACCTACTGACCAAACTTGTAGCATAGGCAATGTATGGCCTTATAGAAATCATTAGATGCATGAGACTTCCTGAACGATccgagttcaggaggggtacatgaatgaaccgatatcacatccgaatgagagggatcctgaggacatgaaagtatggttaagaaaggcttaaaagaattgaaagttactacctataccaacatgGTGCACTTTCCTTtttggtggctcaatcataagaacttcaaagttaagcatgcttagcttggagcaatcctatgttgggtgacctcttGAGAATTTTCCAAGatgcaattgaatctttgtgaaattcttgaatccttaatcaagctgaaacataaaccaagctttaaaattaatagttaaagccaaattccaaacacccaaatattacaaaatattttcagAACCTCAATACTaatcgatagatccagtgacggaaagagtgaaaatattttcagaaCCTCAATACCaatcgatagatccagtgacggAAAGAGTGAACGACGCTTGAGCAGTggtataattacatttaacatgccaaataataaagttactgaaattatattattactaaaaaaatgtgcggggttgttacattcttccctcctcaaagaactttcatcctcgaaagttcattcttgaaaaaaaaaactccggggttgttacattcttccctcctcaaagaactttcgtcctcgagagttaattcttgaaaaagctccggatactgggccttcatctcatcctcCAATCCCAGATAGCCTccttgaactggtgattctgccacagGACTTTCACGAAGGCAATTTCCCTATGGCGCAACGTTTTTACCTCCCTGGCGAGAAATTCTACAGGCTTCTCCTCGTAGCTtaagttgtcattcaactgcAATGGCTCAAAGTCAACCACATGGGACGAGTTTGTCACATActtagcatcgaaacatggaagacattatgaattGAAGACAGTGCTGGAGGTAATGCCAATCAGTAAGCTATAGGGCCAATTCGCTCTAAGACCCCGAAAGGCCCAATGAACCTCGAACTCAGCTTCTCTTTCCTGCCAAACCTTATAATACCTTTTATAGGTGCCACTTGATGACGGGAatttggaagtcaattttacttgacaaccaacttcccttggacgcgGGATGCGATGCATGtacctaagatatgcgttgatagtcatgcatcgatggtcatgtgttggaatgaaaaatgcgttaatcgaatgtatgcgatgaccatgcgtcctaccacaagttttcttgcgttcacaccaagtataacatgaatgcaagtttctcaggtaatccgaggtcgaacacagggacttgtagctatatgtttgcAGTGATTATGCATGtggtggttgaataaaagaatggaggggatagtgctacgttaatcctactcctactcctatctaacagacaatgcaatgagaatcatgcatgaaaggtagagaagCGACAAACCttaacatgaaataaatgtatgggaaatagataaaatgcggagatgttttcattacaacccttaagagtgaccacaagggcaaccctagtcaacgcaaattaatgcgatcatgcaacactcatacaatagtaaaccacttctcggtgcgaatgctacggcttctaatgctagaacgcatgtgatgtatgtacaGAGGTGTCTATatggcctacacataagcctctaattcttgtctatgcaatgatacacgaacaaggtgaccacatatcatcattcctattcctagggtgcacgcgatgcagtgttgacaaacagagtttatctctaagtccctatctcttgcttatgccaatctaatctcgctctcccgagtctaaattctaacctagctctgtCGAGTaattaggttatttctttagactctctctcgagtagctctaaaggggtattgggcacaacataagacaagacaaatgcatgaatttggttgacgcaagattgttactatctctagtgaacaacgcGTACCTTGCTTAAtccgaccaaccacttaccctctcaggtAGTTGATTGTTGGTGACTTCACTTATAGACAaacaatgcgttagcctatagacaggtgttACTGcggcttcacactaagcaaataaggttactcacatactcgtgcaacgcacacctctcggtaggttgctacatgcttcatatccctaatccacatgactaagtatggaATACTAAAGCAATCTCATTAAGtgtgaaagtaaagatgctaagcaaaaagatggagatggagtcgaaagaatagagaaatgcattgaaaacacattgtattaatttcttaattcaaaatgtcatacaatacaatatagaaaaagaaaggaaaagaaatgaccaggtggaagcaaaactttgcttccagcggatgcgcgtcaaggctgtcgatggtaccatggatgggtggaggagctgactatctcgagatctaactccagtcgaaggctccggtcgtcactcggaatggatgaaggaggtgaagaactctcagctgtcttctcacgcatttgtttGGATCGCAAGGATTCGCCATAGGCGAACcttaggcgaaaaccttggataaaatgaatttcagctcatcggcttctatttatagggctTGGGTCACCAACAACATTAATTgaactgctctgagtctgacgttcagcgcgttagtccttttttgaacctctgccattaacggcgtggtaggtgaaatgtcaacatcaactttggattttctcgaggtagatgcgttgatgtgttcattccacctaccttgcattgatcccattagagtGCGTTGTCGCGTAGCACAATCACTCAATGGCCACATTTGCTTAACattgcaactctacatgatgaccacaatcgcttgacgagcacaactcccatgcgatagATGCATACGGCTAATTACAGCTTCATCCATGCgatgatcgatgcgtttgccttacGATGAAGTGTTTCTTCGCATGCAGTCATCTATGCGATGATCTGGTTCCcgtgtttgcattcatttcctacgttggctacaaaaatagaaaattgaatgcataattaatgcaaaataacaggttagctgagattcgataTGTTGATTGACGCACGCTtatattcttgtgaattcctatcatgatcgacgcatattctacctaacaaccttcataattctaagtaaaagacctaagatgacatgcatttctgcatgtcatcaccaCCCTTAAGAACACTTTATCACCAATCTCAAATTTCAAGTCCTTACGTCTCACATCAACATAGCTTTTCTGTCTGCTCTGAGCTGGTTGCATACGAGCtctgatcttctgtattgcctcattcgtggtcTGCACTAGCTCAGTA
This DNA window, taken from Benincasa hispida cultivar B227 chromosome 6, ASM972705v1, whole genome shotgun sequence, encodes the following:
- the LOC120079153 gene encoding uncharacterized protein LOC120079153, with the protein product MEFAYNNSYQTATSTLSFEALYGKSCKSSVCRDEVGERKLLGTELVQTTNEAIQKIRARMQPAQSRQKSYVDVRRKDLKFEIGDKVFLRVLNDNLSYEEKPVEFLAREVKTLRHREIAFVKVLWQNHQFKEAIWDWRMR